The Rhodohalobacter barkolensis genome includes the window TGGAGCGAATTCATCCAGGACGTGATTCAAATGACCCGGAAAATTGGGGTTCCAACACAACAATTATTGGAGGAACTCCCCTGACTCAAAATTCACTTCATCATAATTTTGAGGGTGAAGCTTCTTCTGAAGGAATCGAACTGACACCAAATCCATTTGCCCCGGAAAGTGAAGGGGATGACCACGAACTCAGTATTAATTATGAATTTGAGGATCCCGATTATCTTCTAAAGGTGAAGATATTCGATCGCTATGGGCGATTGGTTCGAAATCTTGCAAACAGTTATACGGCCGGTTATCGTGGTTCATTGGTGTGGGACGGTCGCACGGATGATGGAAAGAGAAATCGAATCGGGATCTATATTGTCTATGTTGAAGCCTACAATGGTTCAACCGGAGATAAAAAGATTTTCAGGGATACGGCTGTACTTGCAAGGCAGTTCTAAATTCCAATTCGCTCAACCAAGGTTTTTACAAACTCTTCATGTTCCTCTTTCATAAATACACTTCTCAGCAGAACTACGTGATCCGTTTCGGCTTGATAGTCGTGGAAGCGTGCTGTAAACTGACTTACAGGGATCTTATAGAGACTCAGATGAAAACCTTCGGAGGGATTATTTGTATTCATTCCATGATTAAACACTTCTCTGCTCAATTTGTTGATTTCCGAGGTGCTTTTCTGTTCTGGAATTTTGAAATATCCGACAATATCAAGATCAGGTTCCTGATATAGATCGAATGTGGAGCTCTTTTTCAGTAAATCGGTAAAAATAAGGGCTGCCGATCGCGCTTTAAATAATATTGACCCTAAACCGCTTGAAGAGAGAGGCAAGAGCTGAAGTGTTGCCCAAAAGGCTGCAGCTGAGGCCCCGGCGCGCGAGCACTCCAGACTGATTTCGCCCAGATGCAGATCATCGGATGTAAAATAGGTATAGGGGGAATCGTGCTTGTAAAACTTACCCACAGATGGATCTTTGTAAAGTACACTTCCACAGCCATAGGGTTGCAGGCCATGCTTATGAGGGTCGATGACGATACTGTCAGCCTGATACAAACACGGCCAATCCTCAGTTTTTGGAAGGCTCTCCTTAATCAGGGTAAAAAATCCACCATATGCGGCGTCAGCGTGTACCCGTATTCCA containing:
- a CDS encoding pyridoxal phosphate-dependent decarboxylase family protein codes for the protein MNQFTPYLPAIEKALRKLDAWRSQFGAQNDITELTEIESILDKLEERLEGNYPFHHPSYAGQMLKPPHPIAWLAYMLTATINPNNHALDGGPPTSEMEKEAVKELANMVGYGDTYLGHLTSGGTIANLEALFVSREIHPGKAIAATSNAHYTHRRMCRVLNTDFLEIPVDNFGNPDFEFIKTHADEIGTIVVTMGTTGLGTTEPLSKILEYSKTHGIRVHADAAYGGFFTLIKESLPKTEDWPCLYQADSIVIDPHKHGLQPYGCGSVLYKDPSVGKFYKHDSPYTYFTSDDLHLGEISLECSRAGASAAAFWATLQLLPLSSSGLGSILFKARSAALIFTDLLKKSSTFDLYQEPDLDIVGYFKIPEQKSTSEINKLSREVFNHGMNTNNPSEGFHLSLYKIPVSQFTARFHDYQAETDHVVLLRSVFMKEEHEEFVKTLVERIGI